The Stratiformator vulcanicus genome has a segment encoding these proteins:
- a CDS encoding helix-turn-helix transcriptional regulator, whose translation MSEFKQIERQFLLLRILSARKLGCTVEDLAQELDVTEKTIRRDVEFLRTMGFPLEAVEESYGRKRWKLTEPNEAVKIGATYDELLSLFVARRMLLPLAGTHLWDGLNRLMRKVRASLSEDMLKHLDRLPAGFHDTRQRFSDYSKQADVVDRLCMAVDENRIAEITYQSMRSTEPVTYRVFPYGLTNHRGTLYLTADSEEHGTFRTFKVDRVSSVTVENFKFVRDPTFNLKKFHEGSFGVYVEEGPPTTVRIRFAPQVARYIDEHYWPGCTAKSWGNDGALTTTFVLTSTEELKSWILSFGGKATVLEPEELVAAIRAEAEELVWRYQAAERE comes from the coding sequence ATGAGTGAATTCAAGCAGATCGAACGTCAGTTTCTGCTGCTGCGGATTCTCTCCGCGCGGAAGCTCGGTTGCACGGTCGAGGATTTGGCACAGGAACTTGATGTCACCGAGAAAACCATCCGGCGAGATGTCGAGTTCCTGCGAACGATGGGCTTCCCACTCGAAGCGGTGGAAGAATCTTACGGACGAAAACGCTGGAAACTTACAGAGCCGAATGAGGCCGTTAAGATCGGAGCGACCTACGACGAATTACTCTCCCTATTCGTCGCGCGTCGGATGCTCCTGCCACTCGCCGGGACGCATTTATGGGACGGCCTGAATCGACTGATGCGGAAGGTCCGGGCGTCACTCAGCGAGGACATGCTGAAGCATCTCGACCGGCTCCCCGCCGGCTTCCACGACACCCGCCAGCGATTCAGCGACTACAGCAAACAGGCGGACGTCGTCGATCGGCTGTGCATGGCGGTCGACGAAAATCGGATCGCCGAGATCACTTACCAATCGATGCGATCGACCGAACCGGTCACTTATCGCGTCTTCCCGTACGGCCTGACCAACCACCGAGGGACGCTTTACCTGACGGCCGACTCCGAGGAGCACGGCACATTCCGGACCTTTAAGGTCGACCGCGTCAGTTCGGTCACCGTCGAGAATTTTAAGTTCGTGCGAGACCCCACATTTAATCTTAAGAAGTTCCATGAAGGCAGCTTCGGCGTCTATGTGGAAGAAGGCCCGCCGACGACCGTCCGCATCCGCTTCGCCCCGCAGGTCGCCCGCTACATCGACGAGCATTATTGGCCTGGCTGCACAGCGAAGTCCTGGGGAAACGACGGAGCATTGACAACCACCTTCGTTCTTACTTCCACCGAAGAGCTCAAGAGCTGGATTCTGTCGTTCGGCGGTAAGGCCACGGTCTTGGAGCCGGAGGAACTGGTCGCGGCGATTCGGGCTGAGGCTGAGGAGTTAGTGTGGCGGTATCAGGCGGCGGAACGGGAATGA